Proteins from one Sulfurovum sp. TSL1 genomic window:
- the atpE gene encoding ATP synthase F0 subunit C, protein MDSMTIIVAVSIITAGLTIAIGGYGPSRGEAEALTKAIETIGRQPESANEITRLLFVGMAMVESVAIYSLVIALIILFANPLLDLVGK, encoded by the coding sequence ATGGATAGTATGACTATAATCGTTGCAGTATCGATCATCACTGCAGGTTTAACGATCGCAATAGGAGGATACGGACCTTCACGAGGTGAAGCAGAAGCCCTCACTAAAGCCATAGAGACCATAGGAAGACAGCCTGAATCGGCTAACGAGATCACCCGTCTGCTGTTTGTTGGTATGGCGATGGTTGAATCAGTGGCGATCTATTCACTGGTTATAGCCTTGATCATCTTATTTGCCAACCCTCTGCTAGATTTAGTCGGGAAATAA
- the atpD gene encoding F0F1 ATP synthase subunit beta has protein sequence MTGKIIALSSTICDIYFEKELPFIYEALVLKDKDKTLYFETQKQIDEHTVRAIALGYMQGVKKGAEVKRTYEQIKVPVGKETLGKVFDALGLEIDGGKSKFSKRHTIHRPSLQIAKQSGGIEVYETGIKIIDLLSPFIKGGKVGLFGGAGVGKTVLLMEFIYKSISLHQGISLFAGVGERIREGHELYEEMKESGVMDNTIMVFGQMNESPGIRYITPLTALTMGEYFRDEEHKDVLLLIDNIYRFIQAGQEISTLLGRIPSRVGYQPTLSSEIAELEERIASSKEGSITSIQAIYVPADDITDPGVASVFAHLDTSIILSRSRASKGLYPTIDPLASHSKLFDPSIIGEEHYAVAKEVKSILTKYNELQDVIAMLGMAQLGHEDRLTVMRARKLEKFLTQPFFVTEALSGREGKNVSLKDTIKGCKKIISGEMDEIDESLFYMIGAIDEINL, from the coding sequence ATGACCGGTAAAATAATAGCTTTAAGTTCAACCATATGCGATATCTACTTTGAAAAGGAACTGCCTTTTATTTATGAAGCACTTGTGTTGAAAGACAAAGACAAAACGCTTTATTTTGAGACCCAAAAACAGATAGATGAACATACCGTTCGCGCCATAGCTTTGGGGTATATGCAGGGTGTAAAAAAGGGAGCAGAAGTAAAACGTACCTATGAACAAATAAAAGTTCCGGTAGGAAAAGAGACATTGGGCAAGGTCTTTGATGCACTTGGTTTAGAGATCGATGGAGGAAAGAGCAAATTTTCAAAACGTCATACTATCCACAGACCTTCTTTGCAGATAGCTAAGCAGAGTGGCGGAATTGAGGTCTATGAAACGGGTATTAAGATCATCGATCTGCTCTCTCCGTTCATCAAAGGGGGTAAAGTTGGACTTTTTGGCGGAGCAGGTGTAGGAAAAACCGTTTTACTGATGGAGTTTATCTATAAATCTATCTCTTTGCATCAGGGAATCTCTTTGTTTGCTGGAGTAGGGGAGAGGATCAGAGAGGGGCATGAACTCTATGAAGAGATGAAAGAGTCCGGTGTGATGGATAATACCATTATGGTTTTCGGACAGATGAACGAATCCCCGGGAATTCGCTATATAACACCTCTGACAGCACTCACCATGGGAGAGTATTTCAGAGATGAAGAGCATAAGGATGTACTGCTGCTTATCGATAATATTTACCGTTTTATTCAGGCAGGACAGGAGATCTCTACACTGCTTGGAAGAATTCCTTCTCGCGTCGGATACCAGCCAACCCTTTCCAGTGAGATCGCCGAACTTGAAGAGCGTATTGCTTCCAGCAAGGAGGGCTCTATCACATCGATACAGGCGATCTATGTACCTGCTGATGATATTACTGATCCCGGTGTTGCTTCTGTTTTTGCCCATTTGGACACCTCTATCATACTCTCTCGTTCTCGTGCTTCAAAGGGTCTCTATCCCACGATAGATCCTCTTGCATCGCATTCAAAACTTTTTGATCCCTCCATTATAGGAGAAGAGCATTATGCGGTTGCAAAAGAGGTAAAAAGCATCCTGACAAAATATAATGAACTACAGGATGTCATCGCGATGCTGGGTATGGCTCAGCTGGGACATGAAGATCGTTTGACTGTGATGAGGGCCAGGAAACTGGAAAAATTTTTAACCCAGCCGTTTTTTGTCACGGAAGCTTTAAGTGGGAGAGAGGGCAAAAATGTTTCCCTTAAAGATACGATCAAGGGATGCAAAAAGATCATCTCAGGTGAGATGGATGAGATAGATGAGTCTCTTTTTTATATGATCGGAGCCATTGATGAAATCAACCTTTGA
- a CDS encoding ATP synthase subunit I, with protein MKALLLLFTGMLIGTFYFGHLYLQLQHLKKKHKIPFFFTFLVRFLLLSIILGMLFYHFSYLAIYAFFGFIISRYYYVWIRQ; from the coding sequence ATGAAAGCACTACTTCTACTTTTTACAGGGATGCTTATAGGGACTTTCTATTTTGGACATCTGTATCTTCAACTGCAACATTTGAAAAAAAAGCATAAGATCCCGTTTTTTTTTACGTTTCTTGTTCGTTTTTTATTGTTGAGTATCATATTAGGTATGCTTTTTTATCACTTTAGCTATTTAGCTATTTATGCATTTTTTGGGTTCATTATCAGCAGATATTACTATGTATGGATACGTCAATAA
- a CDS encoding F0F1 ATP synthase subunit A, whose translation MIENIFPEIVSEFKIASLVIPITDTLVTTWIIILILTAISYFTTRKLSISHPPKIQIFAERIVIAIEQTLENSVNISAWVLVPFIGTIWIYVGFMNLISLIPYFHNPTRDLSTTAALSVIVFFSIHYYGIKFSGFSGYLKKYIEPSIFLLPFNLFADISRIFAMAIRLFGNMLSWEMIVAILIALVGFLVPVPMILLSIVGDVLHAFLFGLLTYIFIIAGIQVEELKSTKEKKNG comes from the coding sequence ATGATTGAAAATATATTTCCTGAGATCGTATCTGAATTTAAAATCGCTTCTCTTGTAATTCCCATAACTGATACCTTAGTTACCACTTGGATAATTATACTTATACTGACGGCTATCTCTTATTTCACGACTAGAAAATTGTCCATTTCACATCCACCAAAAATACAGATCTTTGCAGAAAGAATTGTTATCGCCATAGAGCAGACTCTGGAGAATTCTGTCAATATCTCTGCATGGGTACTGGTGCCATTTATCGGTACAATATGGATCTATGTGGGCTTTATGAATTTGATATCGCTCATTCCCTATTTTCATAATCCTACAAGAGATTTGAGTACAACAGCCGCACTTTCGGTCATAGTCTTTTTTTCAATACATTATTATGGGATCAAATTTAGCGGTTTTAGCGGCTATCTCAAAAAATACATCGAACCTTCGATCTTTCTGCTTCCGTTTAACTTGTTTGCAGATATTTCAAGAATTTTTGCGATGGCCATACGGCTTTTTGGAAACATGTTAAGCTGGGAAATGATCGTTGCGATCCTTATCGCATTGGTAGGTTTTTTAGTGCCGGTACCTATGATACTGCTTAGTATTGTGGGAGATGTATTGCATGCTTTTCTGTTCGGGCTGTTGACCTATATCTTCATTATTGCCGGCATCCAGGTGGAAGAACTCAAATCAACTAAGGAGAAAAAAAATGGATAG
- a CDS encoding AtpZ/AtpI family protein produces the protein MDKKTQKEMFQDNIDKQASWLKKWRKKGIFWEKVMIVGAIGWMIALPMVLGGYLGTYLDKHYEVANSTFSWTLTFIILGLFVAIYSVWKVFFYKK, from the coding sequence TTGGATAAAAAAACCCAAAAAGAGATGTTTCAGGACAATATTGACAAACAAGCTTCCTGGCTGAAGAAATGGCGAAAAAAAGGTATTTTCTGGGAAAAGGTCATGATCGTCGGTGCAATAGGCTGGATGATCGCCCTGCCTATGGTTCTTGGCGGTTATCTGGGTACCTATCTGGATAAGCATTATGAAGTAGCAAACAGCACTTTCTCCTGGACGCTCACTTTTATTATTTTAGGACTTTTTGTTGCGATATACTCTGTCTGGAAAGTTTTTTTCTATAAAAAATGA
- a CDS encoding universal stress protein yields MKELKRILVGLDVIEKSNHVLKRALSVANEHKADLFIVHAVQTPWLGVPSYFGGKDIEIDKENITKSIEKKIKLLNREFKVNCFVFVREGNPQDIILYESKLNQTDMIIIGAHSKAKGRKGFLGTTAQKVAHLSHLPVLIVKNSAKNPYKNIIAPTDFGMQSKQSILFAKEIFRNAKINVVNAFDTIYMEGPYAVVGRDLSQYNDVAKSCAKSDLKHFMQEVSVKKGKVIDGELYTKETLVTYIKEGQYDLVVIGSRGTVGLNALLGSVANYILRETSKDVLVYVP; encoded by the coding sequence ATGAAAGAATTAAAAAGGATATTAGTAGGTTTGGATGTCATTGAGAAATCAAATCATGTTCTCAAAAGAGCATTAAGTGTAGCCAATGAACACAAAGCTGATCTGTTTATTGTTCATGCAGTACAGACACCTTGGCTTGGTGTACCAAGCTATTTTGGTGGTAAAGATATTGAAATCGATAAAGAGAACATCACCAAAAGTATAGAAAAAAAGATCAAACTATTGAACCGAGAGTTTAAGGTCAACTGTTTTGTCTTCGTTAGAGAGGGTAATCCCCAGGATATCATACTCTATGAATCAAAATTAAATCAAACAGATATGATCATCATAGGTGCGCACAGTAAGGCAAAAGGGCGAAAAGGTTTCTTGGGTACGACTGCACAAAAAGTAGCTCATTTAAGTCATTTACCTGTTCTGATCGTTAAAAACAGTGCAAAAAATCCCTATAAGAACATCATTGCACCAACAGATTTTGGAATGCAATCAAAGCAAAGTATCTTATTTGCAAAAGAGATCTTTCGCAATGCAAAGATCAATGTGGTCAATGCCTTTGATACTATCTATATGGAAGGACCTTACGCTGTAGTAGGTCGTGATCTGTCACAATACAATGATGTAGCCAAATCCTGTGCCAAAAGTGATCTAAAACATTTTATGCAGGAAGTCTCTGTCAAGAAGGGTAAAGTGATCGATGGTGAACTTTATACGAAAGAGACACTGGTCACGTATATAAAGGAGGGACAATATGACCTTGTGGTTATAGGATCTCGCGGTACAGTAGGCTTGAATGCGCTGTTGGGAAGTGTGGCAAATTATATTTTAAGAGAAACATCTAAAGATGTCCTGGTCTATGTACCGTAG